AGCGCAGCCAGGAACTGGGGCTGCTCAAGGCGCTCGGCGCCCATAACTATCAGATCGTGCTGCTGGTGCTGGTCGAGGTGATGATGACCAGCCTGTTCGGCGGCGCGCTGGGATATTTCCTCGGCATCGGCTTCGCGCAGATCATCGGCCAGACGGTCTTCGGCTCCTCCATCGAGATCGCGCGGCTGGTGATCGTGATCGTGGCCGTGATCCTGTTCTTCGTGACGCTGTTCGGCTCGATCCCGGCGATCCGTTACCTGCTGAACCTGAAACCGACGGAGGTCCTCCATGGTAAATAGAAGACGGAAAATGTACCTCAAAATGGTGACGAGTTCGCTGATCCGGCGCGCCTCGCGGCTGATCATCGCCGTGCTGGCTATCGCGATCGGCGCCACCATCCTGTCGGGCCTGGTGACGATCTACTATGACATCCCGCGTCAGTTGGGGCGCGAATTCCGCTCCTACGGCGCCAATCTGCTGCTGTTGCCCAAGGGCGACGCCCGCATCAGCCGCGAAGACCTCGAACGGGTGCGCGGCATCATCGGCTCCGACCGCATCGTCGGCATGGCGCCGTACCGTTACCAGACGGTGAAGATCAACGAGCAGCCCTACATTATCGCCGGCACCGACCTGCCGCAGGCGAAGAAGAACAGTCCCTTCTGGTACGTGGAGGGAGACTGGGGCAGCGCCGCCGCGCCCGACCGGGTGATGGTCGGCAAGGAGATCGCCGAGACGCTGAATTTGTCCATCGGCGACACGTTCACCGTGCTGGGCGTCAAGTACGGCCGCCGCGCCGAAGCCTCCGGGCAGAACCTGTCGGCGGAAGAGAACCGCGTCCGCGACGAAGGCGAACAGAATTTCGCCAAGAAATTGACCGTCTGCGGCATCGTCACCACCGGCGGCGCCGAAGAGGGCTTCATCTTCGCCGACGTGGACATGCTCGACGGTCTGATCGGCGACAGCTTCCGAGGCGACGTGGTGGAGTGCAGCGTCGTGGCCGATTCGGAGCAGATGGAAGAACTGACCGCCGCCCTGGAGGCGGAGATGCCCGGCATCCAGCCGCGCGCCGTGCGCCGCCTCACTCAGGCGCAGGACATCGTGCTGGGCAAGCTGCAGGCGCTGGTGCTGCTGGTCACGGTAGTGGTGCTGATCATCACGATGATCTCGGTCTCCACCACGATGATGGCCATGGTCGCCGAACGCCGCCGCGAGATCGCCCTCAAAAAAGCGCTCGGCGCCGAGAATCGCCTCGTCATGGGCGAGCTGCTCGGGGAAGGCGTGCTGCTGGGCTTTATCGGCAGCGTCGTCGGCGTGTTCCTCGGCTTCGAGTTCGCGCAGCGCGTCAGTTTGAACGTCTTCGGCCGGGCCATCGACTTCCAGTGGCCCATCATCCCCGTTACCATCGCGGTTTTCATCGCGATCACCGTGCTCGCTTCGATCCTGCCGGTGCGCCGGGTAATGGACATTCATCCCGCGATCGTGCTCAGGGGGGAATAAAAATTGGGTAAGATTCTCGAATTGAAAGATGTTTCCAAGATCTACGGCGACCTGCACGCCCTCTCGCATATCAACCTGACGGTGAACGAAGGCGAGTGGCTGTCCATCATGGGGCCTTCCGGCTCCGGCAAGACGACGATGCTGAACGTCATCGGCTGCATGGACACTCCCTCCGAGGGCGGCGTCGTCCTCGACGGCGCCGACATCAGCCGCGAGAGCGCCGCGAACCTGACGAAGATCCGCCGCGACAAGATCGGCCTGATCTTCCAGCAGTTTCACCTGATCAGTTATCTTTCCGCGCTCGAAAACGTCATGGTCGCCCAGTACTACCACAGCATGCCCGACGAGAAAGAAGCCATGGACGCTCTGGAAAAAGTCGGTCTGGGACAGCGCGCCCATCACCTGCCCACGCAGCTTTCCGGCGGCGAGCAGCAGCGCGTCTGCATCGCCCGCGCGCTGATCAACTCGCCCCGCATCCTGCTCGGCGACGAGCCGACGGGCAACCTCGACGAGGAGAACGAACGCATCGTCGTGGACATCTTCCACCGCCTGCACGACGAGGGCGTGACGCTGATCGTCGTCACCCACGATCCCGAAGTCGGCGACGTGGCGCAGCGCAAGATCGTGCTGGAGCACGGCAAGATCGTTCAGGATATCGACCAGCGCGCCAGTTTCAGCGGCGTGCTGAGAGCGTAAAGGAGAGCGCGCATCGTGAAGAAAGCACTGATTTTGATCGCCGTCCTCGCCGTGATCGGCGGCGGCGTTTTCGCCATGAAAGACAGGATCTTCGGCGTTACGTACCGGGACGGCGTTTACGAGGGCGAGTATCAGGCCGACGACGGCGAAAACACCAAAGTGATCCTGACGCTCAAGGACAACAGGATCGTGGCCTGCGTTCTCGAAGCGCGCGACGCGCTGGGCAACGTCAAGGACGAAAATCACGGCAGGGACGGTTCGGCCGAGGATTTTCGCCAGGCGCAGCGCGCCGTGCGCGAGATGAAGAAGTATCCGGACATGCTGATCGAGGCGCAGGATGTGGACACGATGGACAGCATTTCCGGCGCGTCCGTTACCTACAAGGCCATGCAGATCGCCGTGCATGAAGCGCTGAGCAAAGCGAGGTAGAGCGATGAGAACGTTGTTTGCCGTCGTGAACGCTCTGCTCGGACTGGTTCTTGCCCTGACGCCGTTCTGGCTGGCGCCGGTCTGTTCGCAGATGGCGCCTCACGGCGGCCCGATGAAGTGTTACTATTCTGGACTGTTCATTGCGGGAATGGGCGCGGTCGTCGTTGTTCTGGCGCTGTTCGCCCTGCTGCGCCGCGGCCGCGGCTGGTTTGCGGTTCTGGCTTCGCTTGTCGCCGTTGCGGCGGCGGTGGCCTGTCTGCTCGTGCCCAACGGCGTGATCCCGCTGCGCGGCGCCGGCTGGGTCTGCGGTCTGTGCGGCGATCCGACGCACGCCTGCCGCGCCGTGACGATGCCGCTTGTGCGGAAAATCGCCGCCGCCATCGTCGCGCTGAACGTCGTCTCGCTGATCCTGTCTTTCGTCAGGGGAGGGCGCTGAAGATGGCGGGCGCACCCTTGAGCATGGCGGCCGTCGCGCGCAAAAACATCCGCCGCCGCCCCTGGCGGAGTTTCTGCCTTGTGCTCACGGTGCTGCTGTTCGCGTTCTTCCTGTACGCGGGCACGGTCCTGTCGATCAGTCTGTCCGGCGGCGCGCGCAGCACCGCCGACCGCCTCGGCGCCGACGTCATCGTCGTGCCGGCGGGGTACGATCCCCACATCGACAGTATCATCCTCTCGGGCAAGCCGTCGATGTTCTACCTGCCCAAGGACATCCTCGAGCGCCTGCGGGACGTGGAAGGGATCGACCGCATGTCGCCGCAGACTTTTCTGGCGACGCTGCGCGCCTCCTGCTGTTCCTATCCGCTGCAGATCGTCGGCGTGGACTACGACAGCGACTTCATCGTGCGCCCGTGGCTGGAAGCGACGCTGGGGCGCGGCCTCAAAGACGGCGAGCTGATCGTCGGCTACCGCGTCAACGGCGAAGCGGGCGAGCGGCTGCATTTCTTCGGCGTCGATCTGCCCATCGCCGGAAGGCTGGAACAGACGGGCATGGGGTTCGATTCGACGGTTTTCGTGACGCGCAAAACGGTGACCGACCTGGCCAAGGCGGCGGAAAACATCTTCAAACATCCGCTCGCCAACGACGGCAGCCTCGTCTCGACGGTGATGGTCAAGCTGAAGCCGGGTTACGATTCGGTGAAGGTGGCGCAGGAGATCAACCGCCGCTTCGGCGACGACGATATTTTCGCGCTGTTCAGCAAGAAGTTCGTCAACAGCATCGCCTCTTCGCTGACGCTGGTCTCGTGGATGATCCGCGGCGGCATCGGTCTGGTCTGGCTGCTGGCGGTGATCGTCATCGCGCTGCTGTTCTCCGTGACCATGAACGAGCGCAAGGGCGAGATCGGCGTTCTGCGCGCCGTCGGCGCCAGCCGCGGCAAAATCCTTGCTCTGGCTCTGACCGAAGCGCTGCTGATCAGTTTTTACGGCGCCGTGCTGGGCACGTCTCTCGGCGCCGCGGCCGCAGCCGTCGTCAGCCCGGCGGTTTCGGAAGCGCTGAAGCTGCCGTTCCTTCTGCCGTCCTGGAGGGCGCTGATCCTGCTGGGCGTCGCGTCCGTGACGGTCTCCGTCCTTACGGGCGTGCTGAGCGCGCTGTTCTCGGCGCGCCGGGCCAGCCGCGCCGACATTTACGACACGTTGAGGGGGAACTGAGATGGCCGCCGTTTTGAATCTGAAAGACCTGTGCAAAGAGTATTCGCGCGGCGGCCGTCCGTTCTTCGCCGTGGACCATGTGTCGCTGACCGTCGCGAGCGGGGATTTCGTCAACGTCGTCGGCCGTTCCGGCAGCGGCAAATCGACGCTGCTGAACCTGGCGGCGGGCATGCTGACGGCCACGTCCGGCTCGGTCGAACTGGACGGCGTCGGTCTGGCCGGCAAAAGCGACGCGGAACTGTCGCGGCTGCGCTGCGAC
This sequence is a window from Pyramidobacter sp. YE332. Protein-coding genes within it:
- a CDS encoding ABC transporter permease, whose product is MVNRRRKMYLKMVTSSLIRRASRLIIAVLAIAIGATILSGLVTIYYDIPRQLGREFRSYGANLLLLPKGDARISREDLERVRGIIGSDRIVGMAPYRYQTVKINEQPYIIAGTDLPQAKKNSPFWYVEGDWGSAAAPDRVMVGKEIAETLNLSIGDTFTVLGVKYGRRAEASGQNLSAEENRVRDEGEQNFAKKLTVCGIVTTGGAEEGFIFADVDMLDGLIGDSFRGDVVECSVVADSEQMEELTAALEAEMPGIQPRAVRRLTQAQDIVLGKLQALVLLVTVVVLIITMISVSTTMMAMVAERRREIALKKALGAENRLVMGELLGEGVLLGFIGSVVGVFLGFEFAQRVSLNVFGRAIDFQWPIIPVTIAVFIAITVLASILPVRRVMDIHPAIVLRGE
- a CDS encoding DUF4418 family protein, whose amino-acid sequence is MRTLFAVVNALLGLVLALTPFWLAPVCSQMAPHGGPMKCYYSGLFIAGMGAVVVVLALFALLRRGRGWFAVLASLVAVAAAVACLLVPNGVIPLRGAGWVCGLCGDPTHACRAVTMPLVRKIAAAIVALNVVSLILSFVRGGR
- a CDS encoding FMN-binding protein, which produces MKKALILIAVLAVIGGGVFAMKDRIFGVTYRDGVYEGEYQADDGENTKVILTLKDNRIVACVLEARDALGNVKDENHGRDGSAEDFRQAQRAVREMKKYPDMLIEAQDVDTMDSISGASVTYKAMQIAVHEALSKAR
- a CDS encoding ABC transporter ATP-binding protein, which produces MGKILELKDVSKIYGDLHALSHINLTVNEGEWLSIMGPSGSGKTTMLNVIGCMDTPSEGGVVLDGADISRESAANLTKIRRDKIGLIFQQFHLISYLSALENVMVAQYYHSMPDEKEAMDALEKVGLGQRAHHLPTQLSGGEQQRVCIARALINSPRILLGDEPTGNLDEENERIVVDIFHRLHDEGVTLIVVTHDPEVGDVAQRKIVLEHGKIVQDIDQRASFSGVLRA
- a CDS encoding ABC transporter permease translates to MAGAPLSMAAVARKNIRRRPWRSFCLVLTVLLFAFFLYAGTVLSISLSGGARSTADRLGADVIVVPAGYDPHIDSIILSGKPSMFYLPKDILERLRDVEGIDRMSPQTFLATLRASCCSYPLQIVGVDYDSDFIVRPWLEATLGRGLKDGELIVGYRVNGEAGERLHFFGVDLPIAGRLEQTGMGFDSTVFVTRKTVTDLAKAAENIFKHPLANDGSLVSTVMVKLKPGYDSVKVAQEINRRFGDDDIFALFSKKFVNSIASSLTLVSWMIRGGIGLVWLLAVIVIALLFSVTMNERKGEIGVLRAVGASRGKILALALTEALLISFYGAVLGTSLGAAAAAVVSPAVSEALKLPFLLPSWRALILLGVASVTVSVLTGVLSALFSARRASRADIYDTLRGN